Genomic DNA from uncultured Desulfuromusa sp.:
GTCAGGCCCCACGCATTGATGAAGCACGTGATGATTCTCTGTATGAACTTGAAATTGCCTTTCAACAGATGCCGGAAGGAGAAGTGGCTGCCCCCTGGTTGGTTGATCGCCTGATGCGTAATCTGTTGATTGATGTGACTGGTAACACCCATCGTTCTGAATTCTGTATCGATAAACTTTACTCCCCGGACAGTTCTAGTGGCCGTCTTGGTTTGGTGGAGTTGCGGGCTTTTGAGATGCCGCCTCACGCACGTATGAGTCTGGTTCAGAATCTGCTGTTGCGGACCTTGATCGCCTGGTTCTGGCAAGAACCGTACAAGCATGACCTGATTCGCTGGGGAACGGCACTGCATGACCGGTTTTTACTTCCCCACTACGTGCGGCAGGATGTCAAAGATGTTATTGCCGCTTTGCAAACAGCGGGATATCCCTTCCAGCTGGACTGGTTTGATCCCTTTTTTGAATTTCGTTTTCCACGTTACGGTACCGTACAGATTGAAAATATTGAGCTGGAACTCCGATTTGCCATTGAACCCTGGCACGTTCTCGGCGAAGAGGTGACCAGTCAGGGGACGGCACGTTATGTTGACTCCTCAGTGGAGCGGTTGCAGTTGCATGTAACCGGATTGACGGAAGGTCGTCATATCATTACCTGCAATGGCCGTCGTTTGCCATTGCACAATACCGGTCGCAATGACGAATTTGTTGCTGGGGTTCGTTATAAAGCCTGGCAACCTCCTTCTGCGTTGCATCCGACTATAAAATCGGATTCGCCGCTGGTATTCGATGTTATCGACGGCTGGAATGGACATTCAATCGGTGGCTGTACCTATCATGTTGCCCATCCGGGAGGGCGCAGTTACGAAGATTTTCCCGTTAATGCCATCACTGCTGAGTCGCGCCGGGGTTTCTCTGTTCCGAGATACTGAGCATACCCAGGGGCCGCTGCAGCCACAACCCGAGTTCAAAGGTCTTGGTAAATTCTTTCCGGAAGGGACAGTTCCCGGACCCATGGCACCGCCAAATGAAGAGTATAATGTTGAATTCCCTTATACCCTTGACCTGCGCCGTCGGCGCTAACAACGAAATTGATGCGCATGCCTGATGACGTCAGGACAATGGGATATAAGTGTGAGTATGAAGTTTGAACAGCGTCAAAACCAGAGTATTGGTTCTCAGGCATATGCAAGGGAACTGAATCAAGGGGGAGAAAGCTCTTCCAACCAAGGGGATCAGTCGTGGCATGGGCAAAAACTCATGCAAACCCTGGAAAAGCTTGGTCCTAAAAAGTTGGCCGGTCGACGCAAGGAAGCACAGCGATTACTTCGTGAAAATGGTGCAACACATAATTTTTTTGGTTCTACTGATGACTCGCGATCCTGGCAATTTGATCCTATTCCCCTGATTATCGACAGTGATGATTGGACTCGGGTTGAAGCTGGTCTGGTCCAGCGGGCGCAGCTTCTTAATCTCATCCTTGACGATATTTACGGTTCCCGGGAACTGATTAAAAAAGGGCTGTTGCCCCCTGAGTTGATTTATGCACACAAAGGGTTTCTCTTGCCTTGTGTTGGACTACCGCCCTCAGGTGGTCGGCATCTGAATCTTTATTCCGCAAATCTTGCTCAAGGGAAAGATGGCCGCTTCTGGGTTCTTGAAGATCATGCCCAACCACCTTATGGCTCTGGTTATGCTGTAGAAAATCGCATTGTGATGACGCGAAGTTTTGCGCGGCTGTTTCAGGATTTTCAGGTTCACCGTCTGGCCATGTACTTCCGCGCTTTTAAAGAAACAATTAGCGCATCTGGATCCGAATAACCAGTCCGACCCACGTATTGTGATCCTGACCCCGGGGCCGGAACACAGTCTGTATTTTGAGCACGCTTACCTTGCTGCTTATCTCGGCTACCCCTTGGTTCAAGGGGGTGATCTGATTGTACGTGATGGCTGTGTCTGGCTTAAATCGGTGGGAGGGCTGCGTCAGATTGATGTCCTTCTCAATCGACTTGATGATGAGTTTTTGTGACCCGCTTGAGCTTCGTGGCGATTCTCTTTTCGGTGTCCCCGGATTACTGGAAGTGGTTCGTCGCGGCAATGTTGCTACGGCCAATTCGATTGGTTGCGGTATCATTAAAAACCCCGCATTGCTGGCATTTTTGCCGGGAATTTCAAGATATTTTCTTGGAGAGGAATTGCTCTTGCCGTCGGTCGCAACCTGGTGGTGCGGTCAGCCCTCGTGAATGCAAATTTGTTCTGGATAATCTCAATAAGTTGATTATCAAGCCTATCTACCCGATCCCCAGTTTACCCGAGATGATCCCGGGGGAGTTGGATAAAGCTCAAATCTGTGTGTGGAGAGACAGAATTTTGGCGAACCCACATTTGTATGTTGGCCAGGAAATGTCGAGTTTGTCGACTGTTCCAGCATTTGTGACGGACCGGATTGAGCAACGACCTTGCGTTTTAAGTACTTATCTGACGGCTCACGATCAATCTTATGTTGCCATGTCAGGAGGGTTGACACGCATTAACGAGAATGAGGGCAGTTTACTTGTTTTAAAGGATGGTGGTTGCAGTAAAGACACATGGATTCTGACCCCGGAGCCGGCCAAACAGGTTAATCTCTGGCTTCAGGCTCAGCCAAATCAACTGATTGAGCCCCGTCTCGGATCGTTGCCAAGCCGTACGGCAGAAAATCTGTTCTGGGCTGGTCGCTATTCTGAGCGCTCAGAGGCAACAGCGCGGCTACTCCGATCAATTCTGATCAAACTCAGGGAATTCAAAGAATTCCGTGATCCGGACGATCGCCGGGGGTTAAATCATCTGTTGCAGGCATTGACACATGTGACCTTGACTTATCCCGGGGTTTGTCGGCGAAGGCTCGGAGGCTAAACTGGATGATCCTCGGGTAGAACTCATGTCTCTGGCCAGCGACAGCAGGCGATCGGGGGAGTTTACGTTCATCATTACGAGGGTTCGGATATTCAGCCTATACGGTCAGAGATATTCTCCCTGAAGATGCCTGGCGTATTGTCGATAATATTCAACAGAACTGGAGCCCCAAGTTTTCTGTCAGTTTGATTGGTAGTGGACGCTTGCAGGACAGCATCAATCAGTTACTGTTGCAATTATCAGCATTCAGTGGTCTTAATAATGACAATATGGCTCGTGAAACCGATTGGCTGATGTGAAAATTGGTCGGAGTTTGGAGCGAGCTTTAACTCTGATCGCTTTGTTACGGACGACGCTGGTCCCTTATCATAAGCCATCCATGGAAGCACAAATGTTTGAAACGGTGCTTTCAACCAGCAACAGCCTGATTACTTACCGGCGTCGTTATCGTTCGTTTATGCAGTTACCGACGATTCTGGAATTGTTGCTGATGGATGAAAACTATCCCAGAGCGCTTAGATGTCAGTTGTCTCAGCTTCATAAAATGGTTGCTGAGTTGCCGCATGATCAACCCTCTGAACAGGCACTCGGCGATGAAGTTTTGATTGTGGAAGCTTTGGCTGAACTGAATAATATGGATCTCAAAGCGCTTTCTCAGCTTTCAAATGACGGAAAAAGTTATCCCGCTCTGGAAATATTTTTGAGCTCGCAAAAAAAAAACGACTTGAAAAGCTTTCAGAGACTTTGATGCAGCTTTACTTTAGCCCGTCTCTGGTTCCGCAACGTTTGGGCTCTGTTCAGCAGGAAAAAGCATCATGAATTTTCGGATCAGCCATTCGACCCAATACAGTTACAGCGAGCCGGTTTCGCTCTGTCGTAATGAAGCCAGTTTGTTAATCCGGGACACGCCGTGGCAACGCTGCCTCAGGAGCGAGTTGCAGATTGAGCCGTCTCCCTCGGATGTTCGTCACCGACTGGATATGTTTGGTAATCGTGTCAGCCATTTTGCTATTCAGCAGGCCGCACAATAAATTAACCGTTGCAGCGGTCAGCGAAGTCTCAGTGTGTTCGAATCCCAATATTTTAGTTTCTGCGAATGAATATTCCTGGGAGGGTAACGAAAGCGCGATTGAAAAGCGAGCGGACCTCGGAAACACTTGATGCGTTACCTTTTCTTTATGATTCACCATTTGCCCAGCGATCGGTTGCAACTCGAAGCTTATGCGCAGACATCTTTTCTGCCTGATCGACCACTGGGAGAGGCCGTATTTGATCTGATGCAAAGGATTTATCATGAGTTTAAAATACGATCCAGGCTTTACGACGATTTCTACACCTCTGTCCAAGGTTTTGTCTGACCGTCGTGGAGTCTGTCAGGATTTTGCCCACCTGGGTGTTGCCTGTCTGCGGTCAATGGGGTTGGCAGCTCGATATGTCAGCGGTTACATTGAGACTCTCCCCCCGGCAGGGCCAGGAGCGGTTAGTCCGGAGCCGATGCTTCACATGCGTGGTTTTCTGTTTATGTTGCAGGTGTCGGCTGGGTTGATTTTGATCCGACGAACAATAAACTTCTTTCTGATCAGCATATTACCGTCGCCTGGGGGCGAGGACTTTGCCGATGTGTCTCCTCTCCGTGGCGTGGCACTTGGAGGTGGAAAGCATAAAGTTTCTGTCTCTGTTGATGTTTGCCCGGCAGCCCGATAGTCCCGTTTGTTTGCCGAATTAAAGAATTCGTGATGGTCCAAAAACCATAAGGAAAGGATTCTCTGATGAAATTTGATGATTATAAGACAGAAGGGGTTTTATGATGAGTTGTTTGACTCACAAGGGATCCCCCGACCGGGAGCAGATTTATTGATTGAACGGATCAATGCACTTCCTGAAGCAGAATTACAAAGACGCCAAAAAGCGGCAGAGAGTTCTCTCCTGAATCTTGGGATCACCTTCAATGTCTATGGAAACGAATCACAAACAGAAAAAATCTTCCCCTTTGACATGGTTCCGCGCATCATTCAGGCAAAAGAATGGCAAATCCTGGAGCCCGGGTTAAAACAACGCATCAAAGCCCTGAACTGTTTCATCGATGATGTTTTTATAACGATCAGAAAATTCTCAAGGACAAAATCATCCCGGCAGACCTGGTGCTGTCAGCCGATGGTTTCCGCAAACCCTGTATCGGACTGAAACCACCTGGTGGGGTTTGGTGCCATATCACTGGTACGGATCTGGTTCGTGGTGGTGATGGTGAATTTTACGTTCTCGAGGATAATTTAAGATGCCCGTCAGGGGTGTCCTATGTTCTCGAAAATCGCCTCCTGATGAAACGCACTTTTCCGATGGTTTTTGACGCCTGCAGTGTCCAACCGGTGAATGAATATCCCAACCGCTTGCTTGACATGCTGCAGGAAATTGCCCCTCAGGGTGTACGCTCACCGGTGGTTGTTGTCTGGACGCCGGGAATCTACAATTCGGCTTATTTTGAACATAGCTTTTTAGCTCAGCAAATGGGCGTTCCTCTGGTTGAAGGAAGCGATTTGCTGATTCACCGCGGCGAAGTTATGATGCGCACCACCAAAGGACTGGAGCGTGTTGATGTCATCTATCGACGTATCGATGATGACTTTATGGATCCTAAATCTTTCCGCGCGGATTCCCTGCTTGGTGTTCCCGGATTGATGGAAGCTTACAGGCAAGGAAAAGTTGCCCTGGCCAATGCTCCCGGAACAGGGGTCGCGGATGATAAAGCTGTTTATGCCTATGTTCCTGATATTATTCGTTATTATCTTGATGAAGATCCTATTATCAGGAATGTTGAAACTTTTGCCTGCTGGCGTGAAGATGAATGCCGGTATGTGTTGGAAAATCTGGACAAGCTGGTAGTCAAAGCCGTCAATGAATCGGGTGGTTATGGCATGCTTGTCGGGCCACATTCCACAAAGGAAGAACAACGAGAGTTTGCCAAGCGGATCAAGGCGAGTCCGCGGACCTATATCGCCCAGCCGACTCTTGATTTGTCGCGAGTCCCAGTCATGGTTGAGAACCATTTTGAAGGTCGCCATGTCGATTTAAGACCATATATTCTTTACAGCAACAAGGAGATTTATGTGATGCCGGGAGGTTTAACCCGGGTGGCATTGAAAAAAGGTTCACTTGTGGTGAATTCCTCGCAAGGTGGTGGCAGTAAAGATACCTGGGTTATGAACGCAGAGGGTGGCCCCGCGTCTGAATTATCCGTTCAAAAAGAGGAGGGATTATAATGTTAAGTCGCGTTGCAAACTCTATCTACTGGTTGAATCGTTATAGTGAACGGGCGGAAAATGTGGCTCGTTTTATTGATGCCAACTACCAAATGGCTTTGGATATTCCCGAGAGCTACGGAAGTCAATGGCAGCCTTTGATTAATACAACGGGAGATCATGAGCTGTTCAAGGAACTCTATGGCGAAGTGTCCCGGGAAAAAAGCGATTGAATTTCTTGTTTTTGACCGCAAGAATCCTAACTCAATCTATTCCTGTGTCCGCGCTGCGCGTGAAAATGCCCGTTCTGTACGTGAGTACATCAGTTCTGAAATGTGGGAACAGCTTAATACTTTTTACCTGATGATCAACGGTGCGGCGAAAGAAGATTCAATGGATCTTCCTCATCGGTTTTTTGCTGATGTCATGACGGCAAGCCATACTTTTATCGGGATTACGGATTCTACCATGAATCATGGAGAAGGTTGGCACTTTGGTCGATTGGGCCGTATGCTGGAACGTGCTGATAAAACCTTACGGATCCTGGATGTTAAATACTTTATCCTGCTTCCATCTGTTGAATATGTCGGCAGCTCCTACGATAATATCCTTTGGGGCGCATTGTTACGCTCAGCCAGTGCCTTTGAAATGTATCGTAAGCGCCATGGTCGTATTGATCCGAAAAAAATAGTTGATTTTCTCCTCCTCGATCTGCACTTTCCACGGGCGGTTCATTATTGCCTGAATACGGCCATGAGCTCCTTACAGCACATTACCGGAGTCCGGCCCGGAACTTTTTCGAATAGAGCGGAACAGAGATTAGGGCGTTTGCTCTCAGGCTTTAATTTTGCGTCTCTGGAGGAAATTTTTGAGGAAGGGCTACATGAATATCTGGTCAAAACAGAAGCGCAAATTCTAGATGCCGGTATCTCAGTCCGGGAGGTTTTTTTCAGCCCGCAACTTGTCGATAGCGGGATTGATACAAAAACCCTTGAATAGCATGGAATAGAAGAGGAATCTCCAGCGATGCCATGGATTAAAGCTGCGTGTAAACTCGATTTCTTTATGGAGGCCTGCACCCCTCTGGTGTTGATGTTACGTCCACGTAGTACCGCAGACCAGTGGGTTGCTCGTGAGTCTTATACTCTGAATCCCCACGTCCCGGTTGTGGAATTTTCAGATACCTATGGAAACCTTTGCCAACGTTTAATCGCACCGGTGGGCCATTTTTCTATCGCGACTTCGGCTGAAGTCAAGACCGCCGATATTGTTTCGATACAGCCTGGTGCGCCTCTGGTTGAAATACAGAAATTACCGGAGCAGGTACTCGTCTATCTTTTGCCGAGTCGCTACTGTGAGTCGGATCGTTTTGGTGATCTTGCATGGGATCTTGTCGCCGAGGTACAACCGGGTTACGACCAGGTGGCGACTATTGATTCCTGGATCCGTAATGTTATCCGCTACACTCCGGGGTCAAGTAATATTCCGATCTCTGCAAGTGAAGTCAATGCCAGAGGGGAGGGCGTTTGCCGTGATCTGGCCCACCTCGGAATTGCTCTGTGCCGGAGTATCTGCATCCCCGCACGATTGGTTGTCGGCTACCTTTTCGGTCTGCAGCCGATGGATTTGCATGCCTGGTTTGAAGCTTATGTCGGTGGACGCTGGTATGCTTTTGATCCAACTCAGAATGAGCTCTGCAACGAGAGGATAGCCATTGGATATGGTCGTGATGCTGCGGATGTTTCCATTTTTCATCAATTTGGAGCCGGTGATGTGTTAACCAATATGGACGTTCAGGTTGAATGGCTCCATGACGCTCCAGGATAAGGCGTTTTGTATAAAAGTAAACGGTGGCATTTATGAACTATTCAGATGTTTTTCGAGAGATTGCTTCTGAGCTGGATGAGATTGAAGACAGGGGGCAGCTTGCCGCATATATCCCGGAATTAAGTCATGTTGATCCCAGTCAATTCGGTGCCTGCCTGATCACGACTAAAAACGAACAATTTTTTCTGGGTGATTACAAGACCATGTTTTCTATCCAGAGTATTTTTAAGGTTCTGGCTTTGGCTCTTGCACGTGGACTGAGAGAAAATCACCTTTGGGACAGAGTTGGAGTTGAGCCTTCCGGGTCGCCGTTTAATTCACTGGTACAGCTGGAATATGAGCAGGGGATACCACGGAATCCATTGATCAATGCCGGAGCTTTGGTTGTTTGTGATGTTCTCCTCACGCATCTGAAAAATCCGCGGCAGGAATTTATTGAATTTGTCCGCGATCTTGCCGGAGATCAGGATATCGATTATTGCTCTCGGGTGGCAGACTCTGAAAGGCGTACAGGGCATAAAAATGCTGCGATGGTCAATCTTATCAAAGCCTATGGAAATATCACGAATGACGTTGATCGGGTGCTGGATTTCTATTGCGACCTCTGTTCCATCGAGATGAGTTGCAACCAGCTGGCCCAAGCCTTTCTGTTTCAGGCTGCAAACGGGATCAATCCTCTCAATGGCAGGGAGGTTGTCAGCGTCGGTAGATCGAAGCGAATCAACGCCATCATGCAACTGTGTGGTTTCTATGACGAGGCCGGAGAATTTGCTTTCAAGGTCGGTTTACCGGGGAAAAGTGGGGTCGGCGGCGGTATCATCGCGGTTCATCCCGGCAAATACAGCATTGCCGTTTGGAGCCCGCGTCTGAATGCCAAAGGTAACTCTTTCAAGGGAATGAAATTTCTTGAGCTGTTTACCACCAGAACGGCATCGTC
This window encodes:
- a CDS encoding circularly permuted type 2 ATP-grasp protein produces the protein MKFEQRQNQSIGSQAYARELNQGGESSSNQGDQSWHGQKLMQTLEKLGPKKLAGRRKEAQRLLRENGATHNFFGSTDDSRSWQFDPIPLIIDSDDWTRVEAGLVQRAQLLNLILDDIYGSRELIKKGLLPPELIYAHKGFLLPCVGLPPSGGRHLNLYSANLAQGKDGRFWVLEDHAQPPYGSGYAVENRIVMTRSFARLFQDFQVHRLAMYFRAFKETISASGSE
- a CDS encoding circularly permuted type 2 ATP-grasp protein, whose amino-acid sequence is MRGCFRIFRFTVWPCTSALLKKQLAHLDPNNQSDPRIVILTPGPEHSLYFEHAYLAAYLGYPLVQGGDLIVRDGCVWLKSVGGLRQIDVLLNRLDDEFL
- a CDS encoding circularly permuted type 2 ATP-grasp protein; amino-acid sequence: MSFSIDLMMSFCDPLELRGDSLFGVPGLLEVVRRGNVATANSIGCGIIKNPALLAFLPGISRYFLGEELLLPSVATWWCGQPS
- a CDS encoding alpha-E domain-containing protein, which translates into the protein MIIKPIYPIPSLPEMIPGELDKAQICVWRDRILANPHLYVGQEMSSLSTVPAFVTDRIEQRPCVLSTYLTAHDQSYVAMSGGLTRINENEGSLLVLKDGGCSKDTWILTPEPAKQVNLWLQAQPNQLIEPRLGSLPSRTAENLFWAGRYSERSEATARLLRSILIKLREFKEFRDPDDRRGLNHLLQALTHVTLTYPGVCRRRLGG
- a CDS encoding alpha-E domain-containing protein, producing MKIGRSLERALTLIALLRTTLVPYHKPSMEAQMFETVLSTSNSLITYRRRYRSFMQLPTILELLLMDENYPRALRCQLSQLHKMVAELPHDQPSEQALGDEVLIVEALAELNNMDLKALSQLSNDGKSYPALEIFLSSQKKNDLKSFQRL
- a CDS encoding transglutaminase N-terminal domain-containing protein, with the translated sequence MNFRISHSTQYSYSEPVSLCRNEASLLIRDTPWQRCLRSELQIEPSPSDVRHRLDMFGNRVSHFAIQQAAQ
- a CDS encoding transglutaminase family protein, with product MSLKYDPGFTTISTPLSKVLSDRRGVCQDFAHLGVACLRSMGLAARYVSGYIETLPPAGPGAVSPEPMLHMRGFLFMLQVSAGLILIRRTINFFLISILPSPGGEDFADVSPLRGVALGGGKHKVSVSVDVCPAAR
- a CDS encoding circularly permuted type 2 ATP-grasp protein, with protein sequence MIIRQKGFYDELFDSQGIPRPGADLLIERINALPEAELQRRQKAAESSLLNLGITFNVYGNESQTEKIFPFDMVPRIIQAKEWQILEPGLKQRIKALNCFIDDVFITIRKFSRTKSSRQTWCCQPMVSANPVSD
- a CDS encoding circularly permuted type 2 ATP-grasp protein; this encodes MLSADGFRKPCIGLKPPGGVWCHITGTDLVRGGDGEFYVLEDNLRCPSGVSYVLENRLLMKRTFPMVFDACSVQPVNEYPNRLLDMLQEIAPQGVRSPVVVVWTPGIYNSAYFEHSFLAQQMGVPLVEGSDLLIHRGEVMMRTTKGLERVDVIYRRIDDDFMDPKSFRADSLLGVPGLMEAYRQGKVALANAPGTGVADDKAVYAYVPDIIRYYLDEDPIIRNVETFACWREDECRYVLENLDKLVVKAVNESGGYGMLVGPHSTKEEQREFAKRIKASPRTYIAQPTLDLSRVPVMVENHFEGRHVDLRPYILYSNKEIYVMPGGLTRVALKKGSLVVNSSQGGGSKDTWVMNAEGGPASELSVQKEEGL
- a CDS encoding alpha-E domain-containing protein, giving the protein MLSRVANSIYWLNRYSERAENVARFIDANYQMALDIPESYGSQWQPLINTTGDHELFKELYGEVSREKSD
- a CDS encoding alpha-E domain-containing protein; amino-acid sequence: MAKCPGKKAIEFLVFDRKNPNSIYSCVRAARENARSVREYISSEMWEQLNTFYLMINGAAKEDSMDLPHRFFADVMTASHTFIGITDSTMNHGEGWHFGRLGRMLERADKTLRILDVKYFILLPSVEYVGSSYDNILWGALLRSASAFEMYRKRHGRIDPKKIVDFLLLDLHFPRAVHYCLNTAMSSLQHITGVRPGTFSNRAEQRLGRLLSGFNFASLEEIFEEGLHEYLVKTEAQILDAGISVREVFFSPQLVDSGIDTKTLE
- a CDS encoding transglutaminase family protein, whose product is MPWIKAACKLDFFMEACTPLVLMLRPRSTADQWVARESYTLNPHVPVVEFSDTYGNLCQRLIAPVGHFSIATSAEVKTADIVSIQPGAPLVEIQKLPEQVLVYLLPSRYCESDRFGDLAWDLVAEVQPGYDQVATIDSWIRNVIRYTPGSSNIPISASEVNARGEGVCRDLAHLGIALCRSICIPARLVVGYLFGLQPMDLHAWFEAYVGGRWYAFDPTQNELCNERIAIGYGRDAADVSIFHQFGAGDVLTNMDVQVEWLHDAPG
- a CDS encoding glutaminase, with the protein product MNYSDVFREIASELDEIEDRGQLAAYIPELSHVDPSQFGACLITTKNEQFFLGDYKTMFSIQSIFKVLALALARGLRENHLWDRVGVEPSGSPFNSLVQLEYEQGIPRNPLINAGALVVCDVLLTHLKNPRQEFIEFVRDLAGDQDIDYCSRVADSERRTGHKNAAMVNLIKAYGNITNDVDRVLDFYCDLCSIEMSCNQLAQAFLFQAANGINPLNGREVVSVGRSKRINAIMQLCGFYDEAGEFAFKVGLPGKSGVGGGIIAVHPGKYSIAVWSPRLNAKGNSFKGMKFLELFTTRTASSIF